In Scatophagus argus isolate fScaArg1 chromosome 14, fScaArg1.pri, whole genome shotgun sequence, the following proteins share a genomic window:
- the LOC124070763 gene encoding gap junction delta-2 protein has product MGDWSILGRFLTEVQNHSTVIGKIWLTMLLIFRILLVALVGDAVYSDEQSKFTCNTLQPGCNNVCYDTFAPVSHLRFWVFQIVLVSTPSIFYIVYVLQKITKNEKLEVNKVEVVPRSSPSSEKEKHIEGDKETTLEAGSPYGTTYNNVEWSSQEDQCEEWSQLNEEMREVGKDPTQLSSQVLLIYIIHVLLRSIMEIIFLIGQYYLFGFEVPHLFRCETYPCPNRTDCFVSRATEKTIFLNFMFSVSLGCFILNIVELHYLGWIYIFRVLFSACCTCCKSDRDHVQQVELYSDNNPLLLELKHSLRGRVILQTTSTMSRDKSSGVPTQAPAISFETDSTLECTSKRNLDEKERTKTRLHNMTKIGRGKKSWL; this is encoded by the coding sequence ATGGGAGACTGGTCCATTCTTGGCCGCTTCCTAACAGAGGTTCAAAACCACTCCACAGTCATTGGCAAGATATGGCTGACAATGCTGCTCATCTTTCGCATCTTGCTTGTGGCCCTGGTGGGAGATGCTGTCTACAGTGATGAGCAGTCTAAGTTTACCTGCAACACCCTACAGCCTGGATGTAATAATGTCTGCTATGACACTTTTGCTCCTGTCTCACATTTGCGCTTTTGGGTCTTCCAGATTGTTCTTGTTTCCACGCCTTCTATCTTTTACATTGTCTACGTCTTGCAAAAAATCACCAAGAATGAAAAGTTAGAGGTTAACAAGGTTGAAGTGGTACCCAGGTCCTCACCTTCATCTGAAAAGGAGAAACACATTGAAGGAGATAAAGAGACAACGTTGGAAGCTGGCAGTCCTTATGGCACAACCTATAATAATGTGGAGTGGAGTTCACAGGAAGATCAGTGTGAGGAGTGGAGCCAGCTGAACGAGGAAATGAGAGAGGTTGGAAAGGATCCAACCCAGCTCTCGAGCCAAGTGCTACTTATTTACATCATACATGTTCTGCTGCGCTCCATCATGGAGATAATTTTCCTCATTGGGCAGTATTACCTATTTGGATTTGAAGTTCCACACCTTTTCCGCTGTGAGACCTACCCCTGTCCAAACAGAACTGACTGCTTTGTGTCTCGAGCAACAGAGAAGACCATCTTTCTCAACTTCATGTTCAGTGTCAGTCTGGGTTGCTTCATCTTGAACATTGTGGAACTGCATTATTTAGGCTGGATTTATATTTTCAGAGTATTGTTCTCTGCGTGCTGCACATGCTGTAAGTCAGATAGAGACCATGTGCAGCAGGTGGAATTATACTCGGACAACAACCCGCTATTGCTTGAGCTCAAACACTCGTTACGTGGCAGGGTCATCCTGCAGACCACCTCCACCATGTCCCGGGACAAGAGCAGCGGTGTCCCAACCCAGGCCCCGGCCATTTCCTTTGAGACAGACTCTACACTAGAGTGCACTTCGAAGAGAAATCTGGACGAGAAGGAACGCACAAAGACCAGACTGCACAATATGACCAAAATAGGAAGAGGCAAAAAGTCATGGCTGTAA
- the LOC124070753 gene encoding vascular endothelial zinc finger 1-like yields MEPSWSTFLFQQANEALHHQHQVAQNSLLPLLNAGAEQVDQKPVLPIQIDQKPPTSAADLLKDNVASGGGVRPPVPVIKKEHKGKTPFICGYCNKAFRDSYHLRRHESSHTGIKMVSRPKKTAQTAPTMVPMISSMPRENNGNPSYISTVAGILSTATTSVSSSIMTSSAMGSVPQQNIPKKPAKPVKKNHGCEMCGKAFRDVYHLNRHKLSHSDEKPFECPICQQRFKRKDRMTYHVRSHDGGVHKPYVCSVCGKGFSRPDHLSCHVKHVHSSERPFKCQVTACTSAFATKDRLRSHMIRHEGKVTCSICGKMLSAAYITSHLKTHGQTNFNSCNKESNEVCNSASATPVTVSAPITTAMNRGNNNNNPVTIAAQMNISTSTVNITSPVSLQHPVTITGPVNIASVNIPASAPMNIAHPVAITTPMPMNMAGPLNIAMRPVDSMSFLSQVLPSSPPW; encoded by the exons ATGGAGCCGAGCTGGAGTACGTTTCTTTTTCAA cAGGCCAACGAAGCCCTTCACCACCAGCACCAGGTGGCCCAGAACAGTCTGCTGCCACTTCTAAATGCAGGAGCTGAACAAGTTGACCAGAAGCCTGTCCTGCCGATCCAAATCGACCAGAAGCCCCCCACGAGCGCTGCTGATCTCCTAAAAGACAATGTGGCCAGCGGAGGAGGTGTGCGGCCACCAGTGCCTGTCATAAAGAAGGAGCACAAAGGCAAAACTCCTTTCATCTGCGGCTACTGCAACAAGGCCTTCCGTGACAGCTACCACCTGCGACGTCATGAGTCCAGCCACACCGGTATCAAGATGGTGTCGCGGCCAAAGAAGACAGCCCAGACAGCCCCCACCATGGTACCTATGATTTCCTCCATGCCACGAGAGAACAACGGCAACCCTTCCTACATCTCTACTGTAGCAGGCATCCTCTCCACAGCAACCACTTCTGTTTCCTCAAGTATCATGACATCATCTGCAATGGGCAGTGTGCCACAGCAGAACATCCCCAAGAAACCCGCGAAACCTGTCAAGAAAAACCACGGTTGTGAGATGTGTGGCAAGGCCTTTCGTGATGTCTACCACCTGAATCGCCACAAGCTGTCCCATTCAGATGAGAAACCTTTCGAATGTCCCATCTGCCAGCAACGCTTTAAAAGGAAGGACCGAATGACCTACCATGTTCGCTCTCATGACGGTGGAGTCCACAAGCCCTATGTATGTTCTGTGTGCGGGAAAGGCTTTTCCAG gCCAGACCACTTGAGCTGCCATGTGAAGCATGTGCATTCTTCAGAAAGACCATTTAAATGCCAAGTAACG gcCTGTACCTCTGCTTTCGCCACCAAAGACAGACTGCGTTCCCACATGATCCGACATGAAGGCAAGGTCACCTGTAGCATCTGTGGGAAGATGCTCAGCGCAGCCTACATCACCAGCCATCTGAAAACTCACGGACAGACCAACTTCAACTCCTGTAACAAAG AGAGTAACGAAGTCTGCAACTCTGCCTCAGCTACACCAGTGACCGTTTCTGCCCCAATCACCACGGCAATGAACCggggcaacaacaacaacaaccctgTCACCATAGCCGCACAAATGAACATTAGCACCAGCACGGTCAACATCACATCTCCAGTCAGCCTCCAGCACCCAGTCACCATCACCGGGCCTGTCAACATTGCCTCTGTCAACATCCCTGCCTCGGCACCCATGAATATAGCCCACCCAGTCGCAATAACGACCCCCATGCCTATGAATATGGCTGGTCCACTCAACATCGCCATGAGGCCAGTGGATAGCATGTCTTTTCTGTCCCAAGTCTTGCCTTCTTCTCCAccctggtaa